A single genomic interval of Agromyces cerinus harbors:
- a CDS encoding alpha-amylase family protein produces the protein MRITDRSDLWWKTAVVYCLDVETYMDWNDDGFGDFEGLAHRLDHLAELGVTCIWLMPFQPTPDRDDGYDITDFTGVDPRLGSLGDVGEFTRTARDRGMRVIIDFVMNHTSDRHPWFTAARRSRNSPYRDYYVWRDEPPEQQAATVFPGEEDSVWELDERSGQYYLHSFYRHQPDLNIANSAVRDEIAKTLGYWLELGISGFRVDAVPFLIEPPAGVDIGDPHEFLRDIRRFLQRRSSEAVLLGEVNLPYDQQLEFFGRPGDPPELTMQFDFLGMQALYLSLAREDARPLAESLAKRPVLEPEAQWANFVRNHDELTLDKLSDAERQEVFDAFAPEEWMRVYDRGIARRLPPMLDGDPRRIRMIYSLLFSLPGTPVLFYGEEIGMGENREEGGRMTVRTPMQWTSGKNGGFSRAVPRRLPAAPPTDGYSPEHVNVESQMHDPDSLLGVIRSFAARYRSSPEIGWGRPEVLPSGQDAVLAHRITADVGRFVAVHNFAPTPTVVALELGPVPPDSVLSDLFAVDAFELDERGRIDVHLDAYGYRWFRIVEPDDRRLT, from the coding sequence ATGAGGATCACCGACCGGAGCGATCTGTGGTGGAAGACCGCGGTCGTGTACTGCCTCGACGTCGAGACCTACATGGACTGGAACGACGACGGCTTCGGCGACTTCGAGGGCCTCGCGCACCGGCTCGACCACCTCGCCGAGCTCGGGGTCACGTGCATCTGGCTCATGCCCTTCCAGCCGACTCCCGACCGGGACGACGGGTACGACATCACCGACTTCACCGGCGTCGACCCCCGGCTCGGCTCGCTCGGCGATGTCGGAGAGTTCACTCGCACGGCACGCGATCGGGGCATGCGCGTCATCATCGACTTCGTCATGAACCACACCTCCGACCGGCATCCGTGGTTCACGGCGGCACGACGCAGCCGCAACTCGCCCTACCGCGACTACTACGTGTGGCGTGATGAACCTCCGGAGCAGCAGGCCGCGACCGTGTTCCCGGGCGAGGAGGACAGCGTCTGGGAGCTCGACGAGCGCAGCGGCCAGTACTACCTGCACAGCTTCTACCGGCATCAGCCCGACCTGAACATCGCCAACAGCGCGGTCCGCGACGAGATCGCGAAGACCCTCGGCTACTGGCTCGAGCTCGGGATCTCGGGGTTCCGGGTCGATGCGGTGCCGTTCCTGATCGAGCCGCCTGCCGGCGTCGACATCGGCGACCCACACGAGTTCCTCCGCGACATCCGCCGGTTCCTGCAGCGCCGTTCGAGCGAGGCCGTGCTGCTCGGCGAGGTCAACCTGCCGTACGACCAGCAGCTCGAGTTCTTCGGCCGGCCCGGCGACCCGCCCGAACTCACGATGCAGTTCGACTTCCTCGGCATGCAGGCCCTCTACCTGTCGCTCGCCCGCGAGGACGCTCGGCCCCTCGCGGAGTCCCTCGCCAAGCGGCCCGTGCTCGAGCCCGAGGCGCAGTGGGCGAATTTCGTGCGGAACCACGACGAGCTCACCCTCGACAAGCTGAGCGATGCGGAGCGCCAGGAGGTGTTCGATGCGTTCGCGCCCGAGGAGTGGATGCGCGTCTACGACCGCGGAATCGCCCGACGGCTGCCGCCCATGCTCGACGGCGACCCCCGCCGCATCCGCATGATCTACAGCCTGCTCTTCTCGCTGCCGGGAACGCCGGTGCTGTTCTACGGCGAGGAGATCGGCATGGGCGAGAACCGCGAAGAAGGCGGACGGATGACCGTGCGCACGCCGATGCAGTGGACCTCCGGCAAGAACGGCGGCTTCTCCCGTGCCGTGCCGCGCCGGCTCCCTGCGGCGCCGCCCACGGACGGCTACTCGCCCGAGCACGTGAACGTCGAATCGCAGATGCACGACCCCGACTCACTGCTCGGCGTCATCCGGAGCTTCGCGGCGCGCTACCGCAGCTCCCCCGAGATCGGCTGGGGTCGCCCTGAGGTGCTGCCCAGCGGACAGGACGCGGTGCTCGCGCATCGCATCACCGCGGATGTCGGGCGATTCGTGGCGGTGCACAACTTCGCGCCGACCCCGACGGTCGTGGCACTCGAGCTGGGCCCGGTGCCGCCCGATTCGGTGCTCTCGGACCTGTTCGCCGTCGACGCGTTCGAGCTCGACGAGCGCGGCCGCATCGACGTGCACCTCGACGCCTACGGGTACCGCTGGTTCCGCATCGTCGAACCCGACGACCGCCGTCTCACGTGA
- a CDS encoding TIGR03885 family FMN-dependent LLM class oxidoreductase: MTIVGFHASHEQLPPSRLLEAVRHAEQAGFDAAMCSDHFEPWSVRQGHSGYAWSWLAAALEATRFSLGVVTAPGQRYHPAIAAQKIATLAEMYPGRFWAAIGSGEAINEHVTGDPWPEKGERDARLVETVDVMRRLLAGEQVSANGRIRVDRARIWSLPEAPAPLFAAAVSTETAREAAAWADGVITIDQSRDELRAFIDAYRDAGGRGPVSVQVHLSWAPTDDEARSIAHDQWRQSLVPAHLAWELETPEAFDERTAEVSAEQVAETLPVFADTARHLEHLMAIAELGVDRIYLHHVGTEQAAFIDAFGEHVLPALKEVDR; encoded by the coding sequence ATGACGATCGTGGGATTCCACGCCTCGCACGAACAACTCCCGCCGAGCCGCCTGCTCGAGGCGGTGCGGCACGCCGAACAGGCCGGCTTCGATGCCGCGATGTGCAGCGACCACTTCGAGCCCTGGAGCGTGCGCCAAGGTCACTCCGGCTACGCGTGGAGCTGGCTCGCCGCAGCGCTCGAGGCCACTCGCTTCTCGCTCGGCGTCGTCACGGCCCCTGGTCAGCGCTACCACCCGGCGATCGCCGCGCAGAAGATCGCGACCCTCGCCGAGATGTACCCGGGGCGTTTCTGGGCGGCGATCGGCAGCGGCGAAGCCATCAACGAGCACGTCACCGGCGACCCGTGGCCCGAGAAGGGCGAGCGCGACGCGCGGCTCGTCGAGACCGTCGACGTCATGCGTCGCCTGCTCGCGGGTGAACAGGTCTCCGCCAACGGCCGCATCCGGGTCGACCGCGCGCGCATCTGGAGCCTCCCCGAGGCACCGGCTCCCCTGTTCGCGGCGGCGGTGAGCACCGAGACGGCGCGCGAGGCGGCCGCGTGGGCCGACGGTGTCATCACGATCGACCAGTCGCGCGACGAACTTCGCGCCTTCATCGACGCCTATCGCGATGCGGGCGGGCGCGGGCCGGTCTCGGTGCAGGTCCACCTGAGCTGGGCGCCGACCGACGACGAGGCGCGGTCGATCGCGCACGATCAGTGGCGCCAGAGCCTCGTACCGGCGCACCTCGCCTGGGAACTCGAGACTCCGGAGGCGTTCGACGAGCGCACCGCGGAGGTGTCTGCCGAGCAGGTGGCCGAGACCCTGCCGGTCTTCGCCGACACGGCACGGCACCTCGAGCACCTGATGGCCATCGCCGAACTCGGGGTCGACCGCATCTACCTCCACCACGTCGGCACCGAGCAGGCCGCATTCATCGACGCGTTCGGCGAGCACGTACTGCCGGCGCTCAAGGAGGTCGACCGATGA
- the ftsY gene encoding signal recognition particle-docking protein FtsY, with amino-acid sequence MAERASWSLGAALRGVFGAKTIDEDTWDDLESALIRADFGPSVTEEIVRQIRAQVDRYKTTDPKDVQRMLREIVEERLAKYDPTLKLTERPAVVLVVGVNGVGKTTTIGKFAKFLRTFDRTVVVGAADTFRAAAVDQLATWAERAGVGIVRPEREGQDPASVAFQTVEQAKRDGTEIVIIDTAGRLHTKGGLMDELGKIKRVVEKQAPISEVLLVLDATTGQNGLAQAEAFIEHGGVTGLVLTKLDGSAKGGFVLAVQEKTGLPIKLIGQGEGIGDLTGFTPHVFAQKLVG; translated from the coding sequence ATGGCAGAACGTGCATCCTGGTCGCTCGGCGCGGCCCTCCGCGGGGTCTTCGGCGCGAAGACGATCGACGAGGACACGTGGGACGACCTCGAGTCCGCACTGATCCGGGCCGACTTCGGCCCCTCGGTCACCGAGGAGATCGTCCGGCAGATCCGTGCGCAGGTCGACCGGTACAAGACCACCGACCCCAAAGACGTGCAGCGGATGCTCCGCGAGATCGTCGAGGAACGGCTCGCGAAGTACGACCCCACGCTGAAGCTCACCGAGCGGCCCGCCGTCGTGCTCGTCGTCGGCGTCAACGGCGTCGGCAAGACCACGACGATCGGCAAGTTCGCGAAGTTCCTCCGCACCTTCGACCGCACCGTCGTGGTCGGCGCCGCCGACACCTTCCGTGCCGCGGCGGTCGACCAGCTCGCGACATGGGCCGAACGCGCCGGCGTCGGCATCGTGCGCCCTGAGCGCGAAGGTCAGGACCCGGCGTCCGTCGCCTTCCAGACCGTCGAGCAGGCCAAGCGCGACGGCACCGAGATCGTGATCATCGACACGGCCGGGCGCCTGCACACCAAGGGCGGGCTCATGGACGAGCTCGGCAAGATCAAGCGCGTCGTCGAGAAGCAGGCGCCGATCAGCGAGGTGCTGCTGGTGCTCGACGCGACCACGGGCCAGAACGGCCTCGCTCAGGCCGAGGCCTTCATCGAGCACGGCGGGGTCACCGGCCTCGTGCTCACGAAGCTCGACGGCAGCGCCAAGGGCGGCTTCGTGCTCGCGGTGCAGGAGAAGACCGGCCTGCCCATCAAGCTCATCGGCCAGGGCGAGGGCATCGGCGACCTCACGGGATTCACGCCGCACGTCTTCGCCCAGAAGCTCGTCGGCTGA